From Pedococcus aerophilus, one genomic window encodes:
- a CDS encoding alkaline phosphatase D family protein, which produces MPELDTSPLTLGPLLRYVGETSATVWVQTQDTATVTVRAFDRSWEAPTFVVHGHHYALVVLDGLEPGQGSEYEVDIDGVQVWPSRAEATGSLAASLPASRITTLRHSEPTRMAFGSCRTSVPHDAEGNKTNGVDALRAYAHHLTRTDPAQWPHLVVFLGDQVYADETSEEMREYIASRRSLDEPPGEELKDYDEYAHLYRLAWADPLNRWLLSTLPSAMIFDDHDIRDDWNTSQDWHREMNRLPWWHERIVGGLSSYWVYQHVGNLSPEDLAQDEVWQLIAEHAASGADGELDLTQVLDTLAERVDKHPETYRWSYARDLGESRLVVVDSRAARLLEPDRRSILDDDEMAWLDEQLQGDVDHLFIGTSLPFLMAQGIHDLEAINEAMATGAWGPRVARWGEKMRRALDLEHWAAFQEGFTTVLGMVVEVADGKRGRAPGTITFLSGDVHNSYVTEIDHRQLSPGSSRIIQAVCSPIRNPLPRQVRIAQAFIGKGLARPLEQLVSRTAKVPSAPYQWPMTEGPWFDNNLATLEVRGRGLVMRWDMGVVQGDRYDAPDLEQVARVVIS; this is translated from the coding sequence GTGCCCGAACTCGACACGTCCCCCCTGACCCTCGGCCCCCTGCTGCGCTACGTGGGGGAGACGAGCGCGACCGTGTGGGTGCAGACCCAGGACACGGCGACGGTCACGGTGCGGGCGTTCGACCGCTCCTGGGAGGCGCCGACGTTCGTCGTCCACGGCCACCACTACGCCCTCGTCGTCCTCGACGGCCTCGAGCCGGGGCAGGGCAGCGAGTACGAGGTCGACATCGATGGGGTGCAGGTCTGGCCGTCCCGGGCCGAGGCGACGGGTTCGCTCGCGGCGTCCCTGCCGGCCAGCCGGATCACGACGCTCCGCCACAGCGAGCCCACCCGGATGGCGTTCGGGTCCTGCCGCACGAGCGTGCCCCACGACGCCGAGGGCAACAAGACCAACGGCGTCGATGCGCTGCGCGCCTATGCGCACCACCTGACCCGCACCGACCCGGCGCAGTGGCCGCACCTCGTGGTCTTCCTCGGCGACCAGGTCTACGCCGACGAGACCTCGGAGGAGATGCGCGAGTACATCGCCTCGCGCCGAAGCCTCGACGAGCCGCCGGGTGAGGAGCTCAAGGACTACGACGAGTACGCCCACCTCTATCGGCTCGCCTGGGCCGACCCGCTCAACCGGTGGCTGCTGTCGACGCTGCCGAGCGCCATGATCTTCGACGACCACGACATCCGCGACGACTGGAACACCTCCCAGGACTGGCACCGCGAGATGAACCGGCTGCCGTGGTGGCACGAGCGCATCGTCGGCGGGCTGTCGTCCTACTGGGTCTACCAGCACGTCGGCAACCTCTCGCCCGAGGACCTCGCGCAGGACGAGGTGTGGCAGCTCATCGCCGAGCATGCGGCGTCCGGTGCCGACGGCGAGCTCGACCTGACGCAGGTGCTGGACACCTTGGCCGAGCGGGTCGACAAGCACCCGGAGACCTACCGCTGGAGCTACGCGCGCGACCTCGGGGAGTCCCGGCTCGTCGTCGTCGACAGCCGCGCAGCCCGACTGCTCGAGCCGGACCGCCGCTCGATCCTCGACGACGACGAGATGGCCTGGCTCGACGAGCAGCTCCAGGGCGACGTCGACCACCTCTTCATCGGGACGTCGCTGCCGTTCCTCATGGCCCAGGGCATCCACGACCTCGAGGCGATCAACGAGGCGATGGCCACCGGTGCCTGGGGGCCCCGCGTCGCGAGGTGGGGCGAGAAGATGCGCCGCGCCCTCGACCTCGAGCACTGGGCCGCCTTCCAGGAAGGCTTCACGACCGTGCTCGGCATGGTCGTCGAGGTCGCGGACGGCAAGCGCGGGAGGGCCCCCGGCACCATCACGTTCCTCTCCGGGGACGTGCACAACTCCTACGTCACCGAGATCGACCACCGCCAGCTCAGCCCCGGCTCCAGCCGCATCATCCAGGCGGTCTGCTCGCCGATCCGCAACCCCCTGCCCCGCCAGGTCCGCATCGCCCAGGCGTTCATCGGCAAGGGACTCGCCCGCCCGCTCGAGCAGCTGGTGAGCCGCACCGCGAAGGTGCCGAGCGCGCCGTACCAGTGGCCCATGACCGAGGGACCGTGGTTCGACAACAACCTCGCCACCCTCGAGGTCCGCGGGCGGGGCCTCGTGATGCGCTGGGACATGGGGGTCGTGCAGGGCGACCGGTACGACGCCCCGGACCTCGAGCAGGTGGCGCGGGTCGTCATCAGCTGA
- a CDS encoding WXG100 family type VII secretion target: MTAQFQVDTGQIQAASGDIARISSEIDGQVTAMMARLNGLQGAWTGSASARFQALVSEWQGTQRQVRASLDSIGGVLAAAGVQYAETEAQTLRMFS, from the coding sequence ATGACCGCACAGTTCCAGGTGGACACCGGACAGATCCAGGCAGCATCGGGCGACATCGCCCGCATCTCCAGCGAGATCGACGGCCAGGTCACCGCGATGATGGCCCGGCTCAACGGCCTGCAGGGGGCGTGGACCGGTTCGGCGTCAGCACGGTTCCAGGCGCTGGTCTCCGAGTGGCAGGGCACCCAGCGCCAGGTCCGCGCCTCGCTCGACTCCATCGGCGGCGTCCTCGCCGCCGCGGGGGTCCAGTACGCCGAGACGGAGGCGCAGACCTTGCGGATGTTCAGCTGA
- a CDS encoding ABC transporter permease, whose product MLRASWKSLLGRKLRLFMSAFAIILGVSFVSGSFIFTDTLGKAFDGIVNTVGDVVVRPASASSNFEAGPTSKTVPASLVDSLKSVPGVARADGNVSDPTTFVISTKGKIIGGGGPPGLGLSYNDAPTSAGDPPATLSAGRWPQGAGEVVLDSGTAKRAGYVLGDTLKLVTSGAQPIVTAKLVGIAEFKGGTVGATLAFFDTRTAQGLYYGGKDEFTDAWVTAKDGTSADDLAAAVQAKLPAGFEAVTGKAVAKESATGINQALNFINIFLLVFAGIALFVGSFLIINTFSILVAQRSRELAMLRALGAGRHQVTRSVLFEAFVVGLFGSTVGLGCGFLLAIGIQTLFAQFGLDLSGSPLVFAPSTALIAYGVGMLVTMVAAYLPARRAGAMPPVAAMRDDIALPESALHRRVWVGAVLFLAGLVSTWLGAFTSIDNSAYWVGGGVLGLVLAAILTSPVIGRPVIALLGWVYRRLFGAVGLMAEQNATRNPRRTAATASALMIGLTLVAMMSVFGASAKASVDKSINSTFAADYVVSNAVGQPFSTEVTKDVEAVPGVATVSPLRYLPVSLDGDRGFAAAIDPTAFGEAVPLEFTSGSLAALTSRTVLVSEDRAKEQKLTVGSAVRGDVAGQQDDYTVAGIFVTSASVPNSILITLDTAKAAGVPDRDSVAFVVRDKGADPATVEAAIEKVIADVPTVTLKDQDEFAAEQRAPIDQLLYIIYALLGLAVIIAILGIVNTLALSVIERTREIGLLRAVGLSRRQLRTMLRLESVAIALLGAVLGVVLGLVAGWALQRSLADDGIDVLAIPGLQLAVFVVLAGFVGVLAALWPGRRAARLDVLRAITTE is encoded by the coding sequence GTGCTGCGCGCCAGCTGGAAGAGCCTGCTCGGCCGCAAGCTGCGGTTGTTCATGAGCGCCTTCGCGATCATCCTCGGCGTCTCGTTCGTCTCCGGGTCGTTCATCTTCACCGACACCCTGGGCAAGGCCTTCGACGGGATCGTCAACACCGTGGGGGACGTCGTGGTCCGCCCCGCGAGCGCCAGCTCAAACTTCGAGGCCGGCCCCACGTCCAAGACCGTCCCGGCATCCCTGGTGGACTCGTTGAAGAGCGTGCCCGGGGTGGCCCGCGCTGACGGCAACGTCAGCGACCCGACGACGTTCGTCATCTCCACCAAGGGCAAGATCATCGGCGGCGGGGGGCCGCCCGGGCTGGGGCTGAGCTACAACGACGCGCCGACCTCGGCCGGTGACCCGCCTGCGACCCTGTCCGCCGGGCGCTGGCCGCAGGGCGCCGGCGAGGTTGTCCTCGACTCCGGCACCGCCAAGCGCGCCGGCTACGTCCTGGGCGACACCCTCAAGCTCGTGACCAGCGGCGCCCAGCCCATCGTCACCGCGAAGCTCGTGGGCATCGCGGAGTTCAAGGGCGGGACGGTCGGGGCGACGCTCGCGTTCTTCGACACCAGAACGGCCCAAGGCCTCTACTACGGCGGCAAGGACGAGTTCACCGACGCGTGGGTGACCGCGAAGGACGGGACCAGCGCCGACGACCTCGCTGCCGCGGTGCAGGCGAAGCTGCCTGCCGGGTTCGAGGCGGTGACCGGCAAGGCCGTCGCCAAGGAGTCCGCGACCGGCATCAACCAGGCGCTCAACTTCATCAACATCTTCCTGCTCGTCTTCGCCGGGATCGCGTTGTTCGTCGGGTCGTTCCTCATCATCAACACCTTCTCGATCCTCGTCGCCCAGCGCAGCCGCGAGCTCGCGATGCTGCGGGCCCTCGGCGCCGGTCGGCACCAGGTCACGCGCTCGGTCCTGTTCGAGGCGTTCGTCGTCGGGCTGTTCGGGTCCACCGTCGGCCTCGGCTGCGGTTTCCTGCTGGCCATCGGCATCCAGACCCTGTTCGCGCAGTTCGGCCTCGACCTCAGCGGGTCGCCGCTCGTCTTCGCGCCCTCGACGGCCCTCATCGCGTATGGCGTGGGGATGCTCGTGACGATGGTGGCCGCGTACCTGCCTGCTCGCCGGGCCGGCGCGATGCCGCCGGTGGCGGCCATGCGGGACGACATCGCGCTGCCGGAGTCGGCCCTGCACCGGCGCGTCTGGGTGGGCGCGGTGCTGTTCCTCGCCGGCCTGGTCAGCACCTGGCTCGGGGCCTTCACCTCCATCGACAACAGCGCCTACTGGGTCGGCGGCGGCGTGCTCGGACTCGTGCTCGCCGCCATCCTCACCTCCCCGGTGATCGGACGGCCCGTCATCGCGCTCCTCGGCTGGGTCTACCGGCGCCTGTTCGGGGCGGTCGGCCTGATGGCGGAGCAGAACGCCACCCGCAACCCGCGCCGGACCGCAGCCACCGCGTCGGCCCTGATGATCGGCCTGACGCTCGTCGCGATGATGTCCGTCTTCGGCGCCTCGGCCAAGGCCAGCGTCGACAAGTCCATCAACTCGACGTTCGCCGCCGACTACGTCGTCTCGAACGCCGTCGGCCAGCCGTTCTCCACCGAGGTCACCAAGGACGTCGAGGCGGTGCCGGGCGTGGCCACCGTCAGCCCGCTGCGCTACCTGCCGGTGTCCCTCGACGGCGACCGGGGCTTCGCCGCCGCGATCGACCCCACCGCCTTCGGGGAGGCCGTGCCGCTGGAGTTCACCTCTGGTTCGCTGGCCGCCCTGACGAGCAGGACGGTCCTCGTCTCCGAGGACCGCGCCAAGGAGCAGAAGCTGACGGTGGGAAGTGCGGTGCGCGGCGACGTCGCGGGCCAGCAGGACGACTACACGGTCGCCGGCATCTTCGTGACCTCCGCGTCGGTGCCGAACTCGATCCTCATCACGCTCGACACCGCGAAGGCCGCGGGTGTGCCCGACCGGGACAGCGTGGCCTTCGTCGTCAGGGACAAGGGCGCCGACCCGGCGACCGTGGAGGCCGCCATCGAGAAGGTCATCGCCGACGTGCCCACCGTGACCCTCAAGGACCAGGACGAGTTCGCGGCGGAGCAGCGGGCGCCCATCGACCAGCTGCTCTACATCATCTACGCGCTGCTCGGCCTGGCCGTCATCATCGCCATCCTCGGGATCGTCAACACCCTCGCCCTGTCCGTGATCGAGCGGACCCGGGAGATCGGCCTGCTGCGGGCGGTCGGCCTCAGCCGGCGCCAGCTGCGCACCATGCTGCGGCTGGAGTCGGTGGCGATCGCGCTGCTCGGTGCCGTGCTCGGGGTGGTCCTCGGCCTCGTGGCCGGCTGGGCCCTCCAGCGCAGCCTCGCCGACGACGGGATCGACGTCCTCGCCATCCCCGGCCTCCAGCTGGCGGTCTTCGTGGTGCTGGCCGGGTTCGTCGGGGTCCTCGCCGCCCTGTGGCCCGGACGCCGCGCGGCCCGCCTGGACGTCCTGCGCGCGATCACCACCGAGTAG
- a CDS encoding S1C family serine protease, whose protein sequence is MTQIHQDTQPGPTGEGGQPPQQPQPPLAPMQQPPITEAQQPPITEAQQPSSAPSEPFARPDDTAPVWYGQTQSFARDTRDHGTPTGTTVGTTAGTTAGTNAFGMYPSGDHAAYPPIAQPPAGPPPPAFTRDGAEPAQPGNRRRWTELTAVAVLAALLASGGTYAAAQLTDEAQTSSTASSSTLGRGADAAPVVQADATNPNWTATAAAVSPSVVSITVASGSGEGQGSGVVIDDKGHILTNNHVVAGAGQNAKLTVTLNDGRTYAATVAGTDPSTDLAVITLTDPPSNLTPIAIGNSDDIKVGDPVMAIGNPLGLAGTVTTGIVSALNRPVTTAAEDDNSQQQNPFGQGQAPSTQSGGDDVVTNAIQTSAAINPGNSGGALVNASGQLIGINSAIASLGSSSGSSQSGSIGIGFAIPANEAKSIATQLIDKGSAEHAFLGVSLSDGTASDGSSQRAGAQVSELSANTPAAQAGLQKGDVVVAVDGERVDSALALVANIRERGVGDKVALTVLRDGKQLELTATLVAKAAATQ, encoded by the coding sequence ATGACCCAGATCCACCAGGACACCCAGCCGGGCCCCACCGGTGAGGGCGGCCAGCCTCCCCAGCAGCCCCAGCCGCCGCTGGCCCCGATGCAGCAGCCGCCGATCACCGAGGCGCAGCAGCCGCCGATCACCGAGGCGCAGCAGCCGTCGAGCGCCCCCTCCGAGCCCTTCGCCCGGCCCGACGACACGGCACCGGTCTGGTACGGCCAGACCCAGTCGTTCGCCCGCGACACCCGTGACCATGGCACCCCTACCGGGACCACTGTGGGCACCACTGCCGGGACCACTGCCGGGACCAACGCCTTCGGGATGTACCCCAGCGGCGACCACGCCGCATACCCCCCGATCGCACAGCCACCGGCTGGGCCGCCCCCTCCCGCGTTCACGCGGGACGGTGCAGAGCCCGCCCAGCCGGGCAATCGGCGCCGCTGGACGGAACTCACCGCCGTCGCGGTGCTCGCCGCCCTCCTCGCGAGTGGTGGCACCTACGCCGCGGCCCAGCTCACCGACGAGGCGCAGACCTCCTCCACTGCGTCCTCGTCGACCCTGGGCCGCGGCGCAGACGCCGCGCCGGTCGTGCAGGCGGATGCGACGAACCCCAACTGGACGGCCACGGCCGCGGCGGTCTCCCCGAGCGTCGTGTCGATCACGGTGGCCTCCGGCTCGGGTGAGGGACAGGGCTCCGGTGTCGTGATCGACGACAAGGGCCACATCCTCACCAACAACCACGTCGTCGCCGGCGCCGGCCAGAACGCCAAGCTCACCGTCACCCTCAACGACGGCCGCACCTACGCCGCCACCGTCGCGGGCACCGACCCGAGCACCGACCTGGCCGTCATCACCCTGACCGACCCGCCGAGCAACCTCACCCCCATCGCCATCGGCAACTCCGACGACATCAAGGTGGGTGACCCGGTCATGGCGATCGGCAACCCGCTCGGCCTCGCCGGCACGGTGACCACCGGCATCGTCAGCGCCCTCAACCGCCCCGTCACCACGGCGGCCGAGGACGACAACAGCCAGCAGCAGAACCCCTTCGGGCAGGGACAGGCCCCGTCGACGCAGTCCGGGGGTGATGACGTCGTGACCAACGCCATCCAGACCTCCGCGGCGATCAACCCGGGCAACTCCGGCGGCGCGCTCGTCAACGCCTCGGGCCAGCTCATCGGCATCAACTCCGCCATCGCGAGCCTCGGCTCGTCCAGCGGCAGCAGCCAGAGCGGCAGCATCGGCATCGGGTTCGCGATCCCGGCCAACGAGGCCAAGTCGATCGCCACCCAGCTCATCGACAAGGGCAGCGCCGAGCACGCCTTCCTCGGGGTCAGCCTGTCCGACGGCACGGCCTCCGACGGCTCGAGCCAGCGGGCCGGGGCCCAGGTCTCCGAGCTGTCGGCCAACACCCCTGCTGCGCAGGCGGGCCTGCAGAAGGGCGACGTGGTGGTCGCCGTCGACGGCGAGCGGGTCGACTCGGCCCTGGCGCTGGTCGCCAACATCCGGGAGCGCGGCGTCGGCGACAAGGTCGCCCTCACCGTCCTGCGCGACGGCAAGCAGCTCGAGCTGACCGCGACCCTGGTGGCCAAGGCCGCAGCCACCCAGTAA
- a CDS encoding NUDIX hydrolase, protein MTALPLRLSDIEFADGSVSHVVLTSTAEPAPEAEVFAAMVVLRDVRGWCAVTWSPRRGEWGPPGGWREEGETVAECVVREVAEEVGLDLDPASLVAIGHEQFEPVSSTGRWPRGGGYLQLYAADWPLVGEDLVAHEDDAVDPEWVDPQEFLARSGRQFWWPLVEAGLHG, encoded by the coding sequence GTGACGGCACTTCCGTTGCGGCTCAGCGACATCGAGTTCGCCGACGGTTCGGTCTCGCACGTGGTCCTCACCTCGACCGCGGAGCCGGCACCCGAGGCCGAGGTGTTCGCGGCGATGGTCGTGCTGCGCGACGTCCGCGGCTGGTGCGCCGTGACGTGGAGCCCCCGACGCGGGGAATGGGGGCCGCCCGGTGGCTGGCGCGAGGAGGGCGAGACCGTCGCCGAGTGCGTGGTTCGAGAGGTCGCCGAGGAGGTCGGCCTGGACCTCGACCCGGCCTCCCTGGTTGCGATCGGACACGAGCAGTTCGAGCCGGTCAGCAGCACCGGTCGCTGGCCCCGCGGCGGCGGCTACCTGCAGCTGTATGCCGCGGACTGGCCGCTCGTGGGCGAGGACCTCGTGGCGCACGAGGACGACGCCGTGGACCCGGAGTGGGTCGACCCGCAGGAGTTCCTGGCCCGGTCGGGCCGGCAGTTCTGGTGGCCGCTGGTCGAGGCCGGCCTGCACGGGTGA
- a CDS encoding ABC transporter ATP-binding protein, with amino-acid sequence MTTTPSSTSRSAVGDGVAGARPPAARVRDLSKVYGKGEAQVRALDGVSLDLAAGEFTAIMGPSGSGKSTLMHCAAGLDAATAGEVYIGDVDITRLKDKALTTLRRDRVGFVFQSFNLIPTLNAEENILLPLAIAGRKADPSWFDLVVETVGLRDRLNHRPNELSGGQQQRVACARALVSKPEIVFADEPTGNLDSTSGAEVLNFLRRSVDDFGQTIVMVTHDPVAAAHTDRVVFLADGVVVDEMREPTAEKILERMKKLDPRLQGA; translated from the coding sequence ATGACCACCACGCCTTCGTCCACGAGCAGGTCAGCCGTCGGAGACGGAGTGGCCGGTGCGCGCCCTCCGGCGGCGCGGGTCAGGGACCTCAGCAAGGTCTACGGCAAGGGTGAGGCCCAGGTGCGTGCGCTCGACGGCGTCAGCCTCGACCTCGCCGCGGGCGAGTTCACCGCCATCATGGGGCCGTCGGGCTCGGGCAAGTCGACGCTGATGCACTGCGCCGCGGGCCTCGACGCCGCCACCGCCGGTGAGGTCTACATCGGCGACGTCGACATCACCCGGCTCAAGGACAAGGCGCTGACGACGCTGCGCCGCGACCGGGTGGGGTTCGTCTTCCAGTCGTTCAACCTCATCCCCACGCTGAACGCCGAGGAGAACATCCTCCTGCCGCTCGCCATCGCCGGGCGCAAGGCCGATCCGTCGTGGTTCGACCTCGTCGTCGAGACGGTGGGGCTGCGCGACCGCCTCAACCACCGGCCCAACGAGCTGTCCGGTGGCCAGCAGCAGCGCGTCGCCTGCGCCCGGGCGCTGGTGAGCAAGCCCGAGATCGTGTTCGCCGACGAGCCGACCGGCAACCTCGACTCGACGTCGGGCGCCGAGGTGCTGAACTTCCTGCGCCGCAGCGTCGACGACTTCGGCCAGACCATCGTCATGGTCACCCACGACCCCGTGGCCGCCGCGCACACCGACCGCGTCGTCTTCCTCGCTGACGGGGTCGTCGTGGACGAGATGCGCGAGCCCACCGCCGAGAAGATCCTCGAGCGGATGAAGAAGCTCGACCCTCGCCTCCAGGGAGCCTGA
- a CDS encoding HelD family protein yields MSAAPELKREQDHLSTARAALARMREQTLALKVQAHDPISAEHLARTLHLRAASLQDDPSTTLFFGRIDTDSDERWYVGRRHVADERGDPLVIDWRAGMSTAFYRASRNEPMGVVLRRRFGLDRGAITAYEDEHLQDRAEHEVRSQILAEEIERPRVGPMRDIVATIQPEQDEIVRAGAEQTICVQGAPGTGKTAVGLHRAAWLLYAFRDKLARSGVLVIGPNRAFLEHIGAVLPALGEVAVGHTTIEELVASVPVRGTDSTATAVLKGDARLAEVLRAAVWSQVRPATEALVVPRGVRKWRVPAYEVNDILDELRTRGVRYDAARQMLPQRLAHAVLLQMEQAGDSPDDRVQDTVARSTIVKKYVASLWPALDAKAVLYSLLSDADELARHAQDHLTPDEQALLVWPSPPRSKGSARWSRPDTVLLDELADHIARTPSLGHVVLDEAQDLSPMQLRAVGRRCSTGAATVLGDIAQGTTPWATNSWEESLAHLGKPGSHIEVLDRGFRVPASVIEYAAQLLPHMAAGLGAPVSVRDNPGRLDVLPVQPDELLAATARVVAREVEEPGSIGVIVPDAWVDDVSKSLQANGIEHGVLGQDHGDIDHQVDVVPATVAKGLEFDRVLVLEPSAIAAAEPDDRTGLRRLYVVLTRAVSALTVVHAEPLPDALTP; encoded by the coding sequence GTGTCTGCTGCCCCTGAACTGAAGCGAGAGCAGGACCACCTCAGCACCGCGCGAGCGGCCCTGGCCCGGATGCGGGAGCAGACGCTGGCCCTCAAGGTGCAGGCCCACGACCCGATCTCGGCCGAGCACCTGGCCCGCACGCTGCACCTGCGGGCGGCGTCGCTGCAGGACGACCCGTCGACGACGTTGTTCTTCGGCAGGATCGACACCGACAGCGACGAACGGTGGTACGTCGGACGGCGTCACGTCGCCGACGAGCGGGGCGACCCCCTCGTCATCGACTGGCGCGCGGGGATGTCGACGGCGTTCTACCGCGCCTCGCGGAACGAGCCGATGGGCGTGGTGCTGCGGCGCCGGTTCGGCCTGGACCGAGGTGCGATCACGGCCTACGAGGACGAGCACCTCCAGGACCGGGCCGAGCACGAGGTCCGCAGCCAGATCCTCGCCGAGGAGATCGAACGTCCGCGTGTCGGCCCGATGCGCGACATCGTCGCCACCATCCAGCCCGAGCAGGACGAGATCGTCCGTGCCGGTGCCGAGCAGACGATCTGCGTCCAGGGCGCCCCGGGCACCGGCAAGACCGCGGTCGGCCTGCACCGAGCGGCGTGGCTGCTCTACGCGTTCCGCGACAAGCTCGCCCGCTCGGGGGTCCTCGTCATCGGCCCGAACCGCGCCTTCCTCGAGCACATCGGCGCCGTCCTGCCGGCCCTCGGCGAGGTCGCCGTCGGCCACACGACGATCGAGGAGCTGGTCGCCTCCGTCCCCGTCCGAGGGACCGACTCCACCGCGACCGCCGTCCTCAAGGGGGACGCGCGGCTCGCCGAGGTGCTGCGCGCCGCCGTCTGGTCGCAGGTCCGGCCCGCCACCGAGGCCCTCGTCGTCCCCCGCGGCGTCCGCAAGTGGCGCGTCCCCGCCTACGAGGTCAACGACATCCTCGACGAGCTGCGTACCCGTGGGGTCCGGTACGACGCCGCCCGACAGATGCTGCCGCAGCGGCTCGCCCACGCGGTGCTGCTGCAGATGGAGCAGGCCGGCGACTCCCCGGACGACCGCGTCCAGGACACCGTGGCGCGCAGCACCATCGTCAAGAAGTACGTCGCCTCCCTCTGGCCGGCACTCGACGCCAAGGCCGTCCTCTACTCCCTCCTCTCCGACGCCGACGAGCTCGCCCGGCACGCGCAGGACCACCTCACCCCCGACGAGCAGGCACTTCTCGTGTGGCCGAGTCCCCCACGCAGCAAAGGATCTGCCCGGTGGTCGCGCCCGGATACCGTCCTTCTCGACGAGCTCGCCGACCACATCGCGCGGACTCCTTCGCTGGGTCACGTGGTGCTCGACGAGGCGCAGGACCTCTCCCCCATGCAGCTGCGCGCCGTCGGTCGGCGCTGCTCGACGGGCGCCGCGACCGTCCTCGGCGACATCGCGCAGGGCACGACCCCGTGGGCGACCAACTCCTGGGAGGAGTCCCTGGCCCACCTCGGCAAGCCCGGCAGCCACATCGAGGTCCTCGACCGCGGCTTCCGTGTGCCCGCCAGCGTGATCGAGTATGCCGCGCAGCTCCTTCCGCACATGGCCGCCGGGCTCGGGGCTCCCGTGTCCGTCCGTGACAACCCCGGTCGGCTCGACGTGCTCCCCGTCCAGCCCGACGAGCTGCTCGCCGCGACAGCACGGGTGGTGGCCCGTGAGGTCGAGGAGCCCGGTTCCATCGGTGTCATCGTGCCGGACGCCTGGGTCGACGACGTGTCGAAGTCGTTGCAGGCCAACGGGATCGAGCACGGCGTCCTCGGCCAGGACCACGGTGACATCGACCACCAGGTCGATGTCGTGCCGGCCACGGTCGCCAAGGGCCTCGAGTTCGACCGGGTCCTCGTCCTCGAGCCGTCGGCCATCGCCGCCGCCGAGCCCGACGATCGGACCGGGCTGCGCCGCCTCTACGTCGTGCTCACCCGCGCCGTGTCGGCCCTGACCGTCGTGCACGCCGAGCCTTTGCCGGACGCCCTCACCCCCTGA
- a CDS encoding DUF4031 domain-containing protein → MTIWIDPPAWPAHGRLWSHLVSDTSYAELHDFAAAQGIPRRGFEGDHYDVPEERYAALVAAGAQEVPGKEIVRILQRSGLRIQKRRHEKVIHSVPDAPWLPNGSRADVITSRQQDPPAGTVVVRVVLTRGADLLVLERLTGGLDLPSAPVGDLDPQEALRRLLEVVAGPRHDLAPSLLGYVRNSVPTPDEEYPWPVPKACFAVWHAELRHDLDTGVGRWVGRDEAVAALRERHWWPLVAQLQDSSR, encoded by the coding sequence GTGACCATCTGGATCGACCCGCCCGCCTGGCCCGCCCACGGACGGCTCTGGTCCCACCTGGTCAGCGACACGTCCTACGCCGAGCTGCACGACTTCGCTGCAGCGCAGGGGATCCCACGACGGGGTTTCGAGGGGGACCACTACGACGTGCCGGAGGAGAGGTATGCGGCGCTGGTCGCCGCCGGCGCGCAGGAGGTGCCCGGCAAGGAGATCGTCCGCATCCTCCAGCGCAGCGGGTTGCGCATCCAGAAACGCAGGCACGAGAAGGTGATCCACTCTGTCCCAGATGCCCCGTGGCTGCCCAACGGCTCCCGGGCCGACGTCATCACCTCGCGGCAGCAGGACCCGCCGGCCGGCACCGTCGTCGTCCGGGTCGTCCTCACGAGGGGAGCCGACCTGCTGGTCCTGGAGCGCCTCACCGGCGGCCTCGACCTGCCGTCCGCACCGGTGGGCGACCTCGACCCGCAGGAGGCGCTCCGGCGACTCCTCGAGGTCGTCGCCGGTCCCCGGCACGACCTGGCCCCGTCCCTGCTGGGCTACGTCCGCAACAGCGTGCCGACGCCCGACGAGGAGTACCCGTGGCCGGTGCCCAAGGCGTGCTTCGCCGTGTGGCATGCCGAGCTCCGGCATGACCTCGACACCGGTGTCGGCCGGTGGGTCGGTCGCGACGAGGCGGTGGCAGCGCTGCGCGAGCGCCACTGGTGGCCGTTGGTGGCCCAGCTCCAGGACTCGTCCCGGTGA